A DNA window from Acidobacteriota bacterium contains the following coding sequences:
- a CDS encoding threonine/serine dehydratase: MGESLVSGAEILAARSRIAAHVHHTPIHGSSSLSAHLGKNVHFKAELFQRTGSFKIRGVLNCLAGLDRETLSRGLVSMSAGNHAAALACGAATYGAPATIVMPGRAVQSKIDATERYGGRVVRTDGDLMEEVDRLQREEGLTLVHPFDDARIVAGHGTIGFEILEDLPEVTHVIVPVGGGGLISGIAAAIRSRRPEVKLYGVEPENADGMGQALAAGKPISIGHPQTLADGLAAPFAGELNLRHVQRLVDDVVTVRDETILEAMDWIVTRCKLACEPSGAAALAALLEDKIKLPPTAQVCCIVSGGNVDLSRLGTR, translated from the coding sequence ATGGGCGAGTCACTGGTCAGCGGCGCCGAGATCCTCGCCGCACGTTCTAGGATCGCGGCCCACGTCCATCACACGCCGATCCACGGATCGTCCAGTCTCTCCGCCCACCTCGGAAAGAATGTCCACTTCAAGGCCGAGCTGTTCCAGCGCACGGGGTCGTTCAAGATCCGCGGCGTGCTCAACTGCCTGGCCGGCCTCGATCGAGAAACGTTATCCCGTGGCCTCGTCTCGATGTCCGCCGGTAATCATGCCGCCGCCCTCGCGTGCGGCGCGGCGACCTACGGCGCACCGGCGACGATCGTGATGCCCGGTCGGGCGGTGCAATCCAAGATCGATGCGACCGAACGCTACGGCGGGCGCGTGGTCCGAACCGATGGCGACCTGATGGAAGAGGTCGATCGTTTGCAGCGGGAAGAAGGGTTGACCCTGGTCCATCCATTCGACGACGCCAGGATCGTCGCCGGTCATGGGACGATCGGATTCGAGATCCTGGAGGATCTTCCCGAGGTCACCCACGTCATCGTGCCGGTCGGTGGTGGAGGACTGATCAGCGGCATCGCGGCGGCAATCCGATCCCGGCGACCCGAAGTGAAACTCTATGGGGTCGAACCGGAGAATGCCGATGGGATGGGTCAGGCGTTGGCCGCAGGTAAACCGATCTCGATCGGTCACCCTCAGACCCTCGCCGACGGCCTGGCGGCGCCATTCGCGGGAGAGCTCAATCTGCGTCATGTCCAGCGGTTAGTGGACGACGTGGTCACCGTCCGCGACGAGACGATCCTGGAAGCAATGGACTGGATCGTGACCCGCTGCAAGCTGGCCTGTGAACCGTCGGGGGCGGCGGCTCTGGCCGCTCTTCTCGAAGACAAGATCAAGCTGCCACCGACGGCCCAGGTCTGCTGCATCGTCAGCGGCGGCAATGTCGATCTCAGCCGATTGGGAACGCGCTAG
- a CDS encoding DUF2461 domain-containing protein, whose amino-acid sequence MPSPFRKSLFRYLNDLKANNNRDWFQAHKDRYEDEILEPAQIFIQTMQPRLAKISPQIVASDRRVGGSLMRIYRDVRFSKDKQPYKTNVGIQFRHVAGKDVHAPGYYVHIDSDEVFLGAGIWRPPSDALKAVRAKIDGEPKSWKRVRDASRFKRSWSLGGDSLKRPPRGYTEEHPLIEDLKRKDLIAVCKLPKSAVTRPDFVKDVAVRFADAAGFMRWIADCHDLPF is encoded by the coding sequence ATGCCAAGCCCATTCCGCAAATCGCTGTTTCGCTATCTGAACGACCTCAAGGCCAACAACAACCGCGATTGGTTTCAGGCCCACAAGGACCGCTACGAAGACGAGATCCTGGAGCCGGCCCAGATCTTCATTCAGACGATGCAGCCGCGTCTGGCCAAGATCTCGCCCCAGATTGTCGCCAGCGATCGCAGGGTCGGTGGATCGCTGATGCGAATCTATCGTGATGTCCGGTTCTCCAAGGACAAACAGCCGTACAAGACGAACGTCGGTATCCAGTTTCGTCATGTGGCCGGCAAGGACGTTCATGCCCCCGGCTATTACGTCCATATCGATTCCGACGAGGTCTTCCTGGGGGCCGGGATCTGGCGCCCGCCGTCCGACGCATTGAAGGCCGTTCGCGCGAAGATCGACGGCGAGCCGAAGAGTTGGAAGCGAGTTCGCGATGCAAGTCGTTTCAAGAGGAGCTGGAGCCTGGGCGGGGATAGCCTCAAGCGTCCGCCGCGGGGCTACACCGAGGAGCATCCTCTCATCGAAGACCTGAAACGGAAGGACCTCATCGCCGTCTGCAAGCTACCGAAGTCGGCGGTCACTCGTCCCGATTTTGTGAAGGATGTTGCGGTTCGGTTTGCCGACGCCGCCGGATTCATGCGCTGGATCGCGGACTGTCACGACCTGCCGTTCTAA